The Synechococcus sp. M16.1 genome includes the window AGTTCGATCTCGAAGGCGGCCTTGCGTCCGCGGGCGTCCTCCTTCGGGTAGTCGTCAGGGAACTGGCACTCCACGGTTTTGGTCTCGCCGACCTTCATGCCGATGACCCCTTCGATGAAGCCGGGGATCATCCGGCCGTTTTCCAGGTCCACATCCATCGAATCGGCACTGCCGCCCTCGATCTCGCTGCCGTCATCGCTGTAGGTGCCCTTGAAGCCGAGCACAGCGATGTCGCCGTTCTTGGCGGCACGGTCTTCCACCGGAACGACCGTGGCCATCTGCTTGCGGGAGTCCTCAAGCATCGCGTCGATCCGGGAGGCGTCGTAGGCGACGGTTTCAAATTCCGCCTTCAGGCCCTTGGTGGTTTTCAGCTTCGGCGTCGGTGCGACGTCAGCTTCCAGGGTGAAGGTGAGTTCTTTGCCGGGCTCAAAGCTCTCCAGTAGGCCGTCGAAACCACTGCTCAGATCAGGCTGACTAATCGGTTCCAGCGATTCCTGCTGGATGGCGTCACGCCAGGCGTTATCGATCAGCTTTTCCAGAGCCGTGGCTTTGATCCGCACGCCACCCAGCTGCTGCACCAGCACCGTGCGAGGCACCTTGCCCTTGCGGAAGCCCGGCAGGTTGATGCTGCGGCTCAGGTTGGTGATGGCGTCTTCGTAACTGGTCTTGCAGCGCTCCCCTGGAACGGTGACCGTCACCGCCAGACGGCTGCTGGGGCGGGCTTCGGTGGTCACCTTCAGGGCTGCAGCGCTCATGGGGGAAGGGAAAGGGCAGCCCAGCACTTTATGCAACCGGTGAATTCAGGCTGGATCGGTAAGCTGAGCGCGTCGCTCGATCGGCATCACGTTCTCTACGCAGTGATGTCGGATTTGAGAAACGACGGGTTTTCGTTCAGATCGTCCACTCCACCGCTTGTCCTCGACCCTCCCCAATCGCCCTCTCAACGTTGCAGTTCTCGGTGCCAGCGGTGCTGTTGGCCAGGAACTGCTGCTGCTGCTTGAAGAGCGCCATTTCCCCGTTGGTGAGCTAAAGCTGCTGGCGTCGGCTCGTTCGGCCGGCCAGACCCAAACCTGGAACGGCCGCACCCTCACGGTGGAAGAGGTTTCGGCCCAATCCTTCGAAGGGGTCGACTTGGTGCTGGCGTCAGCCGGTGGTTCTGTTTCCAAGCAGTGGCGCGAGGCGATCACCGCTGCCGGTGCGGTGATGGTGGATAACTCCAGTGCCTTCCGGATGGAGGAGGGTGTGCCGCTGGTGGTGCCCGAGGTCAATCCCGATGCGGCCTTCGCCCACAAGGGCGTGATCGCCAATCCGAACTGCACAACGATTCTGCTCACCCTGGCCTTGGCTCCTTTGGCGGCCGAGCGGGCGATGCGCCGGGTGGTGGTGAGCACCTATCAATCCGCCAGTGGTGCCGGTGCTCGGGCCATGGAAGAGCTGAAAAACCTGTCGCAGACGGTGCTCGATGGCGGCACTCCCAAAGGAGAGGTTCTGCCTTACTCCCTGGCGTTCAACCTCTTTCTGCACAACTCTCCCCTGCAGACCAACAGCTATTGCGAAGAGGAGATGAAGATGGTGAACGAGACCCGCAAAATCATGGGTCTGCCGGATCTGCGCTTCACCGCCACCTGCGTACGGGTGCCCGTGTTGCGGGCCCATTCCGAAGCGGTGAACGTCGAGTTCGAGTCTCCCTTCCCGGTTGATGAGGCACGTGAGCTGCTGGCGGCGGCCCCCGGTGTGGAGTTGATTGACGACCTGGCGGCGAACCGTTTCCCGATGCCCACGGATGTGACTGGTCGCGACCCGGTGGCGATCGGGCGGATCCGGCAGGACATCAGTGATGCCAATGCTCTGGAGCTCTGGCTGTGTGGGGACCAGATCCGCAAGGGAGCGGCGCTGAATGCTGTTCAGATCGCTGAACTATTGATTCAGAAGTGATGACCCAGGCCGCCACCCTCTCGCCAACGCCCTTCGGCCATGTGGTCACCGCGATGGTGACCCCCTTTGATGCCAGCGGTGCTGTGGATCTCAGCGTTGCCGCAAACCTGGCCCGGCATCTTGTGGACCAGGGATCCGATGGATTGCTGGTGTGCGGCACCACCGGTGAATCGCCGACCCTCAGCTGGGATGAGCAGTTGCAGCTGCTGCAAGCAGTGCGCGAGGCCGTGGGCGGTAACGTCAAGGTGTTGGCGGGCACGGGCAGCAACTGCACGGCCGAAGCAGTGGAGGCCACCAAGGAAGCGGCGGCGGCCGGCGCCGATGGCGCTCTCGTTGTGGTGCCCTACTACAACAAGCCTCCCCAGGAGGGTCTGGAGGCCCATTTCCGGGCCATCGCGGAAGCGGCACCTGAGCTGCCACTGATGCTGTACAACATCCCTGGCCGCACCGGCTGCAGCATCGCCCCGGCCACGGTGGCCCGGCTGATGGACTGCCCCAACGTGGTGAGTTTCAAGGCCGCCAGCGGCACCACGGAAGAGGTCACGGCCTTGCGGCTGGCCTGCGGTCCGCAGTTGGCGATCTACAGCGGTGACGACGGTCTCACTCTGCCGATGCTTGCTGTGGGTGCCGTGGGCGTGGTGAGTGTGGGCAGCCATGTGGCGGGCCCTGAGATCCGCGCCATGATCGAGGCCTATCTGAACGGCGATGGTGCCTCCGCACTCGCCCTGCACGACGCGTTGATTCCCCTGTTCAAGGCCCTGTTCGCCACCACCAATCCGATTCCCGTCAAGGCTGCCCTGGAACTCAATGGCTGGTCTGTCGGTGCGCCCCGTCCGCCCCTGTGCCCCCTCTCTGACGACATGAAACGTTCGCTCTCCACCGCCATGGCCGCCCTCCGTCAGACCTAGCCCGGTCCGGCTTATCGGCTCACGCAACCCGTTCTTTTACCCATCGTTTTCCATGGCCAACAACGCGCGATCCAGCAAGGGTCAGGAGCCCTGTCTTCGGGTGATTCCCCTGGGTGGTCTGCACGAGATCGGCAAGAACACCTGTGTGTTCGAGTACGGCGATGACCTGATGCTGGTGGATGCCGGTCTGGCCTTCCCCAGTGACGGCATGCACGGGGTGAATGTGGTGCTGCCCGACACCAGCTTCCTGCGCGAGAACCAGAAGCGGATCCGCGGCATGATCGTCACCCATGGTCATGAAGACCACATCGGTGGCATTGCCCACCACCTCAAGCACTTCAACATTCCGGTGATCTACGGGCCGCGGCTGGCCCTCTCGATGCTCACCGGCAAGATGGATGAGGCCGGTGTCCGCGACCGCACCACCCTGCAGACCGTCGGTCCGCGCGATGTGGTGAAGGTGGGTCAGCACTTCTCAGTGGAGTTCATCCGCAACACCCACTCGATGGCCGACAGCTTCTCGCTGGCCATCTCCACACCAGTGGGGACCGTGATCTTCACCGGTGACTTCAAGTTCGACCACACCCCGGTCGACGGCGAAAACTTCGACATGGCCCGCCTGGCTCACCACGGTGACAAGGGCGTCCTCTGTCTGTTCAGCGATTCCACCAACTCCGAGGTTCCTGGCTTCTGCCCGCCGGAGCGCTCAGTCTTCCCCAACCTGGATCGCCACATCGCCAATGCCGAAGGGCGAGTGATTGTCACCACCTTCGCCAGCTCGATTCATCGCGTGTCGATGATTCTGGAGCTGGCCCTGAAGAACGGCCGCAAGGTGGGGCTGCTGGGCCGCTCGATGCTCAACGTGATCGCCAAGGCGCGGGAACTGGGCTACATGCGCGCGCCGGATGAACTTTTTGTGCCGATCAAGCAGATCAACGATGTGCCCGATCGCGAAACCCTGCTGCTGATGACCGGTAGCCAAGGTGAGCCGCTGGCTGCCCTGAGCCGCATTTCCCGCGGTGAGCATCCCCAGGTGAAGGTGAAGACCACCGACACGATCATCTTCTCGGCCAGCCCGATCCCAGGAAACACGATTTCCGTGGTCAACACCATCGACAAGCTGATGATGCTGGGCGCCAAGGTCGTTTACGGGAAGGGCGAAGGCATCCATGTTTCCGGCCATGGCTTCCAGGAAGACCAGAAACTGATGCTGGCCCTCACCCGGCCCAAGTTCTTCGTGCCGGTGCACGGTGAGCACCGGATGCTGGTGCAGCACTCCCGCACCGGCCATGCGATGGGGGTTCCGGTCGACAACACTCTGATCATCGACAACGGTGATGTGGTGGAGCTCACCCCGGATTCGATCCGCAAAGGCAATGCCGTGAAGGCGGGCATCGAGCTACTGGATCAATCCCGCAACGGCATCGTTGATGCCCGGGTGCTGAAGGAACGCCAGCAGCTGGCGGAAGACGGCGTGGTGACAATCCTCTCTGCCATCAGCACCGATGGCGCCATGGTGGCTCCGCCGCGGGTGAATCTGCGGGGTGTGGTCACCACAGCTGATGCCCGCAAGATGTCGTTGTGGGTGGAGCGCGAAATCAAGTGGGTGCTTGAAAACCGCTGGAAGCAGCTCTGCCGTAACACCGGTGGTAAGGCACCGGAGGTGGACTGGATGGGTGTGCAGCGTGAAGTGGAGGTGGGCCTTGGCCGCCGGATGCGTCGTGAACTGCAGGTGGAGCCGCTGATCCTCTGTCTGGTGCAGCCGGCCCCTGGCGGCACACCGGTCTACAAGGGCCGTGCCGATGCTGAGCCCGATGACCGTCCGGCTCCCCGCGGTCGCGGTGGCCGTGGCGGTGGCTCTCCCTATGGCCGTCGCAACGGCGGTGGCGGTGGCACTCCCGCTCCAGTGCGGAACAACCAGGGCAACGGCCGGTCTGGCTCGGCAACCCCAGCCCCTGTGCGTGCTGCGTCGGCAACCGCAGTGGTGGAGAAAGTGGCTCCTCAACCGGTGGCTGAAAAGGCAGCCCCTGCTTCCCCGGAGCCGGAGATGCCTGCAGGCCGTACCCGTCGTCGTCGTTCAGCGGCCAGCTGATCGGACGAAGACCCCTTTGATCCTGTTAATCAGCCCCATCGGCTCTCCGGAGTCGGTGGGGTTTTTGATGTCGGGCTGGAGTTGAACGCGGAGCCATGAGTTCTCTAAGAGATCTTTGGCAGCAGGCTCCTGGGGTGTGGGGTCGACGGCGACGGGTAGCTCTTCTTCGCTGCGTGCTGGTTCCTGGTTCGCCATCTCCATCTCCACCTCGACGTTTGAACTGGCTTCCGGCGTGACCGTTGGCTCTGGTCTTGGGACCGGAGTGGGGGAGGGATCCGGAGTCGGCACGGCCCGGTGTTCCTCATCACTGGACAACCACGGCATTGCGGTGACCAGATCAGCCGTTGCAGGCCGGGCTTGATCGGCTTCCGTGCTCAGGAAGGGATCCCTGAGCAGGTCTGGGATGGCGCCGTTGGTTGCTGGCGTCGAACCTGCTCCGCTGGCGGTGTCTTCTGCTCGGCAGCGCTCCAGCCCCTGTTCCGCCAGGGCGGCGATGGTGGCGTCCACGTCACCCTGCAGCACCCGTTCGTAGGCGATGGCGGCTTGCTCCGGTTGCTGGAGCCCATGCAGTTGGATGTGACCCAGGAGCAACGACACCACCGCCCGCCAGCCCAAGATCAGGCCTGGGTCGTGCTCGTTCGATGGGCTTTGGAGTTGATCCCACAACGCTGAGGTGAGGGCCTATGGCCTCGGCGTACTCCCCGAGGCCATAGGCCCGTTCCGCGGCTTGGTAGTGCTGCTCGAAAACGGCGTTCACGCGTTGGGGGCAGTCCCCCCGTTGTAGACCGTTAGTCGGGGTCGTGCGGTGAAGCGGTGCCTTGGGCGGTGTGACGCTCCTCACCTCCCAGTCCGAATCCGGCGTGCACCACCTGGAGTGCCTGAACGCCAGCATCTTCGGCCACCACACAGCTGGTTCTGATTTCGCTGGTGGCGATCAGACCGATGTTGATGCCGGCGTCCGCCAGCGCACGGAACATCCGCCCCGCTGTGCCGGGCGTTGCCGGCATCCCCGCGCCCACAGCACTCACCCGGGCAATGGCCTCACCATCCTCCAGAGCGGCACCGGGCCACTGGGCCAGGAGGGGGGCCAGGGCCACATCGGCGCGGGCGCGGTCGTCCTTGCGCAGGATGAAGGTGATGTCGCGCGATCCGTCGTCGTGCTGACGCTCCGATTGAACGATTGCATCGAGGCTGATGCTGTTGTCCGCCAGGGCTGAACACAGCGCCGCTGCGGTGCCGGGTCGATCGGGCACGTGGCGAACACTGAGTTGCACCTGGTCGCGGTCGAGGGCGACGCCGCGCACTTCCGGCGCCCCGTTGCCGTTGTCGGTGGGATTGATGCGGATTTGCGAGTCCTCCAGGTCGAAGGCCTCCTGCACGGCTTGAACCGCCTTGCTGCCGGCGCCGGAATCAATCACGCAGCTCACCTTCACCTCACTGGTGGCGATCAGGCGGAGGTTGATGCCTTGCTGACACAGGCAGTTGAACAGGCCGGCGGCAATGCCAGGGCGCCCCATGATTCCGGCCCCGCTGATGCTCAGCTTCGTCAGCCCTGCTTCGGATGCCAGATCACCGCCCAGTTGATCCAGCACCTTCTGGCTTACAGCGCGGGCCAGCTCGAGATCCGCTTCGGCCACCGTGAAGGTGATGTCGTTGCTGCTGCCCTCATGGGTGGCCTGAATGATCAGGTCCACATTGATTCCCGCCTCGGAGAGGGTTTCAAACAGGCGTGCGGCAATCCCAGGCTGATCGGGAATGTCGGAAAGCGCGACCACGGCCTGTCCGTCCACTTCCTCCATCCCATCCACAGGACTGCCGAGCTCGAGGCCACTGCTGCTGATCGGACGGGCTGAACGGCTGGTGATCCGGGTGCCGGGGGCATCGCTCCAACTGGAGCGCACCACAAGGTTCACGCCGTAGTTACGGGCGATCTCAACGGCCCTGGGATGCAGCACGGAGGCCCCAAGGCTGGCGAGTTCCAGCATTTCGTCGCAGCTGATCGTCTCCATCAGCTGGGCATCGGACACCTTGCGCGGATCGGTGCTCAGAACACCCGGAACGTCGGTGTAGATCTCGCAGGCATCGGCACCCAGGGCCGCCGCCAGGGCGACAGCGGAGGTGTCGGAGCCCCCGCGCCCGAGGGTGGTGATTTCGTTGAGGCCATCGCTGCTGGTGCTGGTGCCCTGGAAACCGGCAACCACCACCACCTGGCCAGCCGCGAGGCGGTTGCGGATTCGGTCGGTGCGAATCCCGAGGATCCGGGCCCGGCCATGAGTCGATTCCGTGGCGATGCCCACCTGTGGACCGGTCATCGAGGTCGCACTGACCCCCTGGGCGTTCAAGGCCATCGCCAGCAAGGCGATCGACACCTGTTCGCCACTGGCCAGCAGCATGTCCATCTCCCGCTGGGTGGGGGCAGAGGTGATGGCGTTGGCCAGACCGGTCAATTCATCGGTGGTGTGGCCCATGGCGGAGACCACAACAACCACGTCGTGCCCCTCCTCCCGGCAACGTCCGATCCGATCAGCCACCGCCTTGATGCGTTCCACGCTGCCGACGGAGGTGCCCCCGAATTTCTGCACCAGGAGGG containing:
- the tig gene encoding trigger factor; translated protein: MSAAALKVTTEARPSSRLAVTVTVPGERCKTSYEDAITNLSRSINLPGFRKGKVPRTVLVQQLGGVRIKATALEKLIDNAWRDAIQQESLEPISQPDLSSGFDGLLESFEPGKELTFTLEADVAPTPKLKTTKGLKAEFETVAYDASRIDAMLEDSRKQMATVVPVEDRAAKNGDIAVLGFKGTYSDDGSEIEGGSADSMDVDLENGRMIPGFIEGVIGMKVGETKTVECQFPDDYPKEDARGRKAAFEIELKDLKTRELPELDDEFAKQASEQETLADLRKDLEQRLKDDAERRQTSNRRDALVAALVEQLEVELPEALIQQESRNLLEQTAAQFAQQGMDVKSLFTPDLVRNLMQNSRPEAEERLRRSFALTALAEAEDIKLDDKDVDAKVKEVKKELSADAKIDPERLRQAVMDDLMQDRLMGWLEENSTLTEKAPAADDSKAAAKKKPAAKKTAAKSKSKADAKD
- a CDS encoding aspartate-semialdehyde dehydrogenase codes for the protein MSSTLPNRPLNVAVLGASGAVGQELLLLLEERHFPVGELKLLASARSAGQTQTWNGRTLTVEEVSAQSFEGVDLVLASAGGSVSKQWREAITAAGAVMVDNSSAFRMEEGVPLVVPEVNPDAAFAHKGVIANPNCTTILLTLALAPLAAERAMRRVVVSTYQSASGAGARAMEELKNLSQTVLDGGTPKGEVLPYSLAFNLFLHNSPLQTNSYCEEEMKMVNETRKIMGLPDLRFTATCVRVPVLRAHSEAVNVEFESPFPVDEARELLAAAPGVELIDDLAANRFPMPTDVTGRDPVAIGRIRQDISDANALELWLCGDQIRKGAALNAVQIAELLIQK
- the dapA gene encoding 4-hydroxy-tetrahydrodipicolinate synthase, whose protein sequence is MTQAATLSPTPFGHVVTAMVTPFDASGAVDLSVAANLARHLVDQGSDGLLVCGTTGESPTLSWDEQLQLLQAVREAVGGNVKVLAGTGSNCTAEAVEATKEAAAAGADGALVVVPYYNKPPQEGLEAHFRAIAEAAPELPLMLYNIPGRTGCSIAPATVARLMDCPNVVSFKAASGTTEEVTALRLACGPQLAIYSGDDGLTLPMLAVGAVGVVSVGSHVAGPEIRAMIEAYLNGDGASALALHDALIPLFKALFATTNPIPVKAALELNGWSVGAPRPPLCPLSDDMKRSLSTAMAALRQT
- a CDS encoding ribonuclease J translates to MANNARSSKGQEPCLRVIPLGGLHEIGKNTCVFEYGDDLMLVDAGLAFPSDGMHGVNVVLPDTSFLRENQKRIRGMIVTHGHEDHIGGIAHHLKHFNIPVIYGPRLALSMLTGKMDEAGVRDRTTLQTVGPRDVVKVGQHFSVEFIRNTHSMADSFSLAISTPVGTVIFTGDFKFDHTPVDGENFDMARLAHHGDKGVLCLFSDSTNSEVPGFCPPERSVFPNLDRHIANAEGRVIVTTFASSIHRVSMILELALKNGRKVGLLGRSMLNVIAKARELGYMRAPDELFVPIKQINDVPDRETLLLMTGSQGEPLAALSRISRGEHPQVKVKTTDTIIFSASPIPGNTISVVNTIDKLMMLGAKVVYGKGEGIHVSGHGFQEDQKLMLALTRPKFFVPVHGEHRMLVQHSRTGHAMGVPVDNTLIIDNGDVVELTPDSIRKGNAVKAGIELLDQSRNGIVDARVLKERQQLAEDGVVTILSAISTDGAMVAPPRVNLRGVVTTADARKMSLWVEREIKWVLENRWKQLCRNTGGKAPEVDWMGVQREVEVGLGRRMRRELQVEPLILCLVQPAPGGTPVYKGRADAEPDDRPAPRGRGGRGGGSPYGRRNGGGGGTPAPVRNNQGNGRSGSATPAPVRAASATAVVEKVAPQPVAEKAAPASPEPEMPAGRTRRRRSAAS
- a CDS encoding aspartate kinase, which codes for MALLVQKFGGTSVGSVERIKAVADRIGRCREEGHDVVVVVSAMGHTTDELTGLANAITSAPTQREMDMLLASGEQVSIALLAMALNAQGVSATSMTGPQVGIATESTHGRARILGIRTDRIRNRLAAGQVVVVAGFQGTSTSSDGLNEITTLGRGGSDTSAVALAAALGADACEIYTDVPGVLSTDPRKVSDAQLMETISCDEMLELASLGASVLHPRAVEIARNYGVNLVVRSSWSDAPGTRITSRSARPISSSGLELGSPVDGMEEVDGQAVVALSDIPDQPGIAARLFETLSEAGINVDLIIQATHEGSSNDITFTVAEADLELARAVSQKVLDQLGGDLASEAGLTKLSISGAGIMGRPGIAAGLFNCLCQQGINLRLIATSEVKVSCVIDSGAGSKAVQAVQEAFDLEDSQIRINPTDNGNGAPEVRGVALDRDQVQLSVRHVPDRPGTAAALCSALADNSISLDAIVQSERQHDDGSRDITFILRKDDRARADVALAPLLAQWPGAALEDGEAIARVSAVGAGMPATPGTAGRMFRALADAGINIGLIATSEIRTSCVVAEDAGVQALQVVHAGFGLGGEERHTAQGTASPHDPD